Proteins encoded by one window of Fusarium graminearum PH-1 chromosome 1, whole genome shotgun sequence:
- a CDS encoding casein kinase II subunit alpha: MARVYADVNQSMPRSYWDYDSVNISWGVLENYEVVRKIGRGKYSEVFEGINVVNYQKCVVKVLKPVKKKKIKREIKILQNLAGGPNVVALLDVVRDSQSKTPSLIFEHVNNTDFRSLYPKFNDIDVRFYIFELLKALDFCHSKGIMHRDVKPHNVMIDHENRKLRLIDWGLAEFYHPGTEYNVRVASRYFKGPELLVDFQEYDYSLDMWSLGAMFASMIFRKEPFFHGNSNSDQLVKIAKVLGTDDLFDYIDKYEIELDAQYDDILGRFQKKPWHSFVTSENQRFVSNEAIDFLDKLLRYDHQERLTAKEAQAHPYFNPVRDPEVFKQHLAAASGAANKS, from the exons atggcgcGTGTCTACGCCGATGTCAACCAGAGCATGCCCCGCAGTTACTGGGACTACGACAGTGTTAACATCA GCTGGGGTGTTCTGGAAAACTACGAGGTAGTCAGAAAGATTG GCCGCGGAAAGTACTCTGAAGTCTTTGAGGGCATCAATGTTGTCAATTACCAGAAGTGCGTCGTCAAGGTGTTGaagcctgtcaagaagaagaagatcaagcGAGAGATCAAGATTCTTCAAAACCTGGCTGGCGGTCCCAATGTTGTCGCTCTACTCGATGTTGTTCGCGACTCGCAG AGCAAGACACCGTCTCTGATCTTTGAGCatgtcaacaacaccgatTTCCGAAGCTTGTACCCCAAGTTCAACGACATTGATGTCCGATTCTACATCtttgagctcctcaaggcCCTCGATTTCTGCCATAGCAAGGGGATCATGCACCGCGATGTTAAGCCACATAACGTTATGATTGATCATGAGAACCGAAAG CTTCGTCTGATTGATTGGGGTCTGGCCGAGTTTTATCACCCTGGTACCGAGTACAACGTTCGCGTTGCCTCTCGTTATTTCAAGGGCCCCGAATTGTTGGTCGATTTCCAGGAGTACGATTACAGTCTCGATATGTGGAGTCTTGGAGCCATGTTTGCCTCCATGATCTTCCGCAAAGAGCCTTTCTTCCATGGCAACAGCAACTCCGATCAGCTTGTTAAGATTGCCAAGGTCCTTGGCACCGATGACCTTTTCGACTACATCGATAAGTACGAGATTGAGTTGGATGCACAGTACGACGACATTCTAGGCAGATTCCAAAAGAAGCCCTGGCACAGCTTTGTTACGTCAGAGAACCAACGATTCGTCTCCAATGAGGCGATCGATTTCCTCGACAAGCTATTGCGATATGATCATCAG GAACGTCTGACTGCCAAGGAGGCCCAGGCTCATCCCTACTTTAACCCAGTTCGGGATCCCGAGGTCTTCAAGCAGCACCTTGCAGCTGCTAGCGGCGCCGCCAACAAGTCTTGA
- a CDS encoding folylpolyglutamate synthase, with the protein MASSGRCYNDAIDALNSLQTPFDIVEARRKAGIKPNAVSIQEMKTYLHRIGYTPSDLNKLNIVHVAGTKGKGSTCAFVDSILSQYQHVRGTPRKTGLFISPHLIAVRERIRINSTPISEELFVKYFFEVWDRLEVAPKDDADKLMPPRPIYARYLTLMSWHVFLQEGIDVAVYETGIGGEFDATNVVENPVASGISTLGIDHVFALGDTVAKIAWHKAGIMKTGSAAFTIEQVPDADEVLRKRAEEKKVDLKVLDIDPRLSAVKIRPDAAFQKRNATLAVALAEIALKNIGIALPQRSEPLPKEFVDGLERVVWRGRCEVKKEDNVTWHVDGAHTSDSLKMCSKWFKDETSGRNGPRVMIFNQQGRSEATEFLESVFKATKRDGQPAFDHVIFCTNVTYAESGYKRDFVNHQFDPAEIDKMIVQQRFAKKWTALDPSATVKVMPTIEQSIDYARHIGEDLPEGETVQALITGSLHLVGGALGILEKADAL; encoded by the exons ATGGCTTCATCCGGGCGTTGCTACAAT GACGCTATCGATGCGCTCAATTCCCTTCAGACGCCTTTCGATATAGTCGAAGCTCGCAGGAAGGCTGGTATAAAGCCCAATGCTGTATCAATccaagagatgaagacataTCTTCATCGAATCGGATACACT CCATCTGATTTGAACAAACTCAACATCGTTCATGTGGCAGGaaccaaaggcaaaggaagtACTTGCGCATTTGTCGACTCCATCCTCTCTCAATATCAGCACGTAAGAGGCACACCCCGCAAAACAGGCCTCTTCATATCCCCTCACCTCATAGCTGTCCGCGAGCGCATCCGTATCAACTCAACCCCTATTTCAGAAGAACTTTTTGTCAAGTACTTCTTTGAGGTCTGGGACCGTCTAGAAGTAGCGCCAAAGGATGACGCAGACAAACTCATGCCCCCTCGACCAATTTATGCTCGCTACCTAACCTTAATGAGCTGGCACGTCTTTCTCCAAGAGGGTATCGACGTTGCTGTGTATGAGACAGGAATCGGAGGTGAATTCGATGCCACCAACGTTGTTGAGAATCCGGTAGCTTCAGGGATCAGCACACTTGGTATTGACCATGTTTTCGCATTGGGTGACACTGTAGCCAAGATTGCATGGCACAAAGCAGGTATCATGAAGACAGGCAGCGCGGCTTTTACAATTGAGCAAGTGCCAGATGCAGATGAGGTTCTTAGAAAGAgagccgaggagaagaaagtggATCTGAAAGTCCTCGACATTGATCCTCGACTCAGCGCTGTCAAGATTCGACCAGACGCCGCCTTCCAGAAGCGAAATGCCACACTAGCTGTTGCTCTTGCTGAAATAGCACTGAAAAATATTGGCATTGCTCTCCCGCAACGTTCGGAACCTCTACCAAAGGAATTTGTAGATGGTCTTGAAAGAGTTGTGTGGAGAGGTCGATgcgaggtcaagaaggaggacaaTGTGACTTGGCACGTTGACGGTGCTCATACCTCTGACAGTTTGAAGATGTGCTCTAAATGGTTCAAAGATGAGACTTCAGGACG CAACGGCCCTCGCGTTATGATCTTCAACCAACAAGGCCGCTCCGAGGCCACTGAGTTCCTCGAATCCGTTTTCAAAGCAACCAAACGTGATGGCCAGCCCGCCTTTGACCATGTCATCTTTTGCACAAACGTCACATATGCCGAGTCAGGCTACAAGCGTGACTTTGTCAACCACCAGTTTGACCCTGCCGAGATTGACAAGATGATAGTCCAGCAGCGCTTCGCTAAGAAGTGGACAGCTCTGGATCCTAGTGCTACTGTTAAAGTCATGCCTACCATCGAGCAATCCATCGACTACGCTCGACATATTGGAGAAGATCTTCCAGAGGGCGAGACGGTCCAAGCACTTATAACAGGCAGCTTGCATCTTGTTGGCGGTGCGCTTGGAATACTGGAGAAAGCCGATGCTCTATGA
- a CDS encoding GTP-binding protein ypt5 produces MRYQYHYLSQIAQVSSETHISRPRPPVDYSGTDQFDSYRESTIGAAFLTQTISLDENTTVKFEIWDTAGQERYKSLAPMYYRNANCAVVVYDITQSASLDKAKAWVKELQRQANENIVIALAGNKLDLVTEQPDKRAISTADAEAYAREAGLLFFETSAKTAENVQTLFTAIAKKLPLDQAGPRHARPGQRPGVSLAPENSNTNVSGPCSC; encoded by the exons ATG CGCTATCAGTACCACTACCTCAGCCAGATTGCGCAAGTGTCCAGTGAAACGCACATCTCCAGACCCCGTCCTCCCGTCGACTACAGTGGCACA GATCAATTCGATTCCTATCGCGAGTCCACTATCGGTGCTGCTTTCCTGACTCAAACCATCTCCCTCGATGAGAACACTACCGTCAAGTTCGAGATCTGGGATACCGCTGGCCAAGAACGCTACAAGTCTCTGGCTCCCATGTACTACCGAAATGCGAACTGCGCCGTCGTTGTATATGATATCACCCAATCG GCATCGCTagacaaggcaaaggctTGGGTCAAGGAGCTACAGCGCCAAGCGAACGAGAACATCGTTATTGCCCTTGCAGGAAACAAGTTGGATTTGGTCACCGAGCAGCCCGACAAGCGAGCCATCTCCACTGCCGACGCTGAGGCTTACGCTCGTGAAGCtggccttcttttcttcgagACTTCAGCCAAGACTGCTGAGAACGTCCAGACTCTTTTCacagccatcgccaagaagcttcCTCTGGACCAGGCCGGTCCACGACACGCTCGCCCTGGCCAACGACCAGGAGTCAGTCTGGCTCCTGAGaactccaacaccaacgtcAGCGGCCCTTGCAGTTGCTAA